Proteins co-encoded in one Nicotiana sylvestris chromosome 7, ASM39365v2, whole genome shotgun sequence genomic window:
- the LOC138874006 gene encoding uncharacterized protein, translating to MEKVKVAKEQLKTTHSRHNSYSDVRHRNLEFKEDDWVFLKVSPTKGIMRFGKKGKLSLMYVGSYQNIQRIGQVAYKLELPPEMLLVHPVFHVSILKKLVGGPKLIVPVETIEVNEELTYEEISIAILDKQV from the coding sequence atggagaaggttaaggtcgCTAAGGAACAGTTGAAAACTACTCATAGTCGCCATAATTCCTACTCGGATGTGCGTCACAggaatttggagttcaaagaggatgattgggtattcttgaaggtttcccccacGAAGGGTATAAtgcggtttgggaagaaagggaaattgagtctgaTGTATGTCGGGTCGTACCAAaacattcagaggattggtcaagTGGCTTACAAGCTTGAGCTACCACCAGAGATGTTGTTGGTGCACCcggtgtttcatgtgtctatatTGAAGAAGCTAGTTGGAGGCCCGAAACTCATTGTCCCGGTAGAGAccattgaggttaatgaagaattaACTTATGAGGAGATTTCGATTGCCATTCTTGATAAACAAGTCTGA